A part of Methanohalobium evestigatum Z-7303 genomic DNA contains:
- a CDS encoding nucleoside recognition domain-containing protein, with amino-acid sequence MKLSADQRWDLIDKIAKETVTFGEYTHTLKDAIGELTVKPLTGIPVVIAVLYAFWSIFGSFAGTLVTDGFMVKLFDGHFLPWMQSVFPGEGSWLYYIIVGDPTAGNSFEAFGMLTSGLFVAVGVVLPAVFIFYFMLSLMEDVGYLPRLAVMVDTVLHKIGLHGFAIVPTILSLGCNVPGVESTRILETRKERFMMMTLLAIFIPCGAQLGIMMEVIPDTMGLVLLYLFAGYFLFGYIMNKVIPGKSPEFLIDVPPYRKPVVTNISKKVWGQMKGFFKSAIPFVLLGAGLVNVLYLTGAIGWLGNTLSPLFINWFGVPEETVGPLIAAFLRKDLAVAQLSVIEMTPYQMITAVVLVSMYFPCVATFMMMLKEGSKEMAGALTALFAVVLTYGGLIHLIGILLGVT; translated from the coding sequence TTGAAGTTAAGTGCAGACCAGCGGTGGGATCTGATAGATAAGATAGCAAAAGAAACTGTAACGTTTGGGGAATACACTCATACATTAAAAGATGCGATTGGAGAACTTACCGTCAAACCTCTCACAGGTATACCAGTTGTTATAGCTGTGCTGTATGCTTTCTGGAGTATATTCGGGTCTTTTGCAGGTACTCTTGTTACTGACGGTTTCATGGTCAAACTGTTTGATGGACATTTCCTGCCGTGGATGCAGTCAGTTTTTCCGGGTGAAGGTAGCTGGCTCTATTACATTATCGTAGGCGACCCGACAGCAGGCAATTCTTTTGAAGCGTTCGGCATGCTTACATCGGGACTCTTTGTAGCAGTCGGTGTTGTGTTACCAGCAGTGTTCATATTTTACTTTATGCTGTCATTAATGGAGGATGTAGGATACCTTCCAAGACTCGCAGTAATGGTGGATACTGTATTGCATAAAATCGGTTTGCACGGGTTTGCGATTGTACCGACGATTCTCTCACTGGGATGCAATGTACCAGGTGTAGAATCGACAAGGATACTTGAAACGAGAAAAGAACGTTTCATGATGATGACATTGCTCGCGATATTTATCCCATGCGGTGCTCAGCTTGGAATAATGATGGAAGTAATACCAGATACGATGGGTTTGGTGCTGCTCTATCTGTTTGCAGGATATTTCTTGTTTGGATATATAATGAATAAGGTAATACCCGGTAAGTCACCAGAATTTTTGATAGACGTCCCTCCTTATAGAAAACCGGTTGTAACCAATATCAGTAAAAAGGTATGGGGTCAAATGAAAGGGTTCTTCAAATCAGCGATTCCATTCGTACTTCTTGGAGCCGGACTCGTAAATGTCCTCTATCTAACCGGCGCCATCGGTTGGCTTGGTAATACACTGTCGCCGCTTTTTATAAATTGGTTCGGTGTACCTGAAGAGACAGTAGGCCCGTTGATTGCTGCATTCCTCAGGAAAGACCTTGCTGTAGCACAGTTGTCTGTTATAGAGATGACTCCGTATCAGATGATTACAGCTGTAGTTCTTGTATCTATGTATTTCCCATGCGTGGCTACATTTATGATGATGTTAAAGGAAGGTTCAAAAGAGATGGCAGGAGCTCTGACTGCACTGTTTGCGGTGGTTTTGACATATGGCGGTCTGATACATCTAATAGGTATACTGTTGGGGGTGACGTAA
- a CDS encoding FeoB small GTPase domain-containing protein, giving the protein MKVLLMGHPNVGKSVVFNRLTGANVTVSNYPGTTVNYTKGYMKVRNEDAELIDVPGTFSLEPKDMAEEVATKMLHENSDAVVICVIDASKVERGLYLALQIIEERFQVVIALNMWDFAKDNNIQTDVDRLQQILGVPVVPTIAISGEGIKELVSKIEIARTVEVDRIINEVGGLA; this is encoded by the coding sequence ATGAAAGTGCTGTTGATGGGACACCCGAATGTAGGCAAAAGTGTGGTTTTTAACCGGCTGACCGGAGCAAATGTTACGGTATCAAATTATCCGGGGACCACTGTTAACTACACAAAAGGGTACATGAAGGTTAGAAACGAGGACGCTGAATTAATCGATGTTCCCGGCACGTTTTCACTTGAACCGAAGGACATGGCAGAAGAAGTTGCTACAAAAATGCTGCATGAAAATAGTGATGCTGTAGTGATTTGTGTTATCGATGCATCTAAAGTAGAACGCGGGCTTTATCTTGCACTGCAGATAATCGAGGAAAGGTTTCAGGTAGTGATAGCACTCAATATGTGGGATTTTGCAAAGGACAATAACATACAAACCGATGTAGACAGACTGCAGCAGATATTGGGAGTGCCTGTTGTTCCAACAATAGCAATCAGTGGTGAAGGCATCAAAGAACTGGTGTCAAAGATTGAAATTGCGAGAACAGTTGAAGTGGATAGAATCATCAATGAAGTTGGAGGTTTGGCTTGA
- a CDS encoding FeoA family protein, whose product MKNKTSGTEFENNGENEDITYSSTIRKKVSVMDFGEYGEIVDIDNSLRGRVAGMGIRVRKTLKMITKQPVKGPVVVVVDESQISLGLDMAEKIKVEVKR is encoded by the coding sequence GTGAAGAATAAAACGTCTGGAACGGAGTTTGAAAATAACGGAGAAAATGAGGATATAACATACTCATCAACGATAAGAAAGAAAGTATCTGTGATGGATTTTGGAGAGTATGGAGAAATCGTGGATATAGATAATTCTTTGAGAGGAAGAGTGGCTGGTATGGGCATCAGGGTCAGAAAAACACTCAAAATGATTACTAAACAACCTGTTAAAGGCCCGGTAGTTGTAGTTGTTGATGAATCCCAAATCTCACTCGGACTGGATATGGCTGAGAAGATCAAAGTGGAGGTTAAAAGATGA
- a CDS encoding FeoA family protein: MNLSQVKSGETVRIVDIGGGYGIRNKLRLRGIDEGRTVRVLSTRCPVTIEVGRNTISIGCGMAQKVRVSRV, from the coding sequence ATGAACCTATCACAAGTAAAATCAGGTGAAACTGTCAGAATTGTAGACATAGGTGGAGGCTATGGTATTAGGAATAAATTGAGATTGAGAGGAATTGATGAAGGCAGGACGGTACGTGTGCTCTCAACAAGATGTCCTGTTACAATTGAGGTAGGTCGAAATACCATATCCATAGGTTGTGGAATGGCTCAAAAAGTTAGAGTTTCCAGGGTGTGA